The Aeromicrobium yanjiei DNA segment AGTGATCGCCACCAATCTGCGCGGACCGTACATCATGGCCTGTGAGTTCGCGCGCCGCCTGATGGCCCAGAAGCGCGGCGGCCGGATCGTCAACATCTCCTCGATGGCGGCCTTCGACTACGGCGGCGACGGCGCGGCGCTCTACTCGATCACCAAGGCGGCCGTGAACCGGATGACGGAGGCTCTCGCCGTCGAATGGGCGAAGTTCGACATCAACGTCAACGCGATCGCGCCGGGCGTGTTCGCCTCCGAGATGACCGACGGGATGCTGAAGCGCATCGCCGACCCGCGTGGCACCTTCCCCCGCCAGAGGATCGGCGACGCCGATCAGCTCGAGAGCACCTTGCTGTACCTCGTGTCCCCGGCATCGGGATTCGTCACGGGCACGGTGATCAAGGTCGACGACGGTCAGCTGCGCCGATGAGGGTCCCGAGCGTGCCGCGTCAGCCGACGATGTCGAGGGCCTCCTGCACCAGACGCGGGAGGGCCGGGAGCATTCGCCCGTTCGAGATGCTCATCCCGCCGCTCTTCAGATCGCGCTTGATCAACAAGGCTGTCGCGGCAGCCTCCTTGTACTTGGTGAGCGCGTCAAACCACGGAAGGTCCGCAAGGGTGGCGTCGGCCGCGGTCTCGTAGGCCCGGATCAGCTCCTGCCGAGTCGGTGTTCCCGCCACCACACCGGGCTCGACGGCCGGGTGCTGAGCCTCGTCGGTGAAGAAGGTGAACCAGGTCATGTCGATGCGCGGATCACCGAGTGACCAGATCTCCCAGTCGATGATCGCGGTCA contains these protein-coding regions:
- a CDS encoding SDR family NAD(P)-dependent oxidoreductase: MTVAAPPSIIDLTGEVALVTGASSGLGRHFALTLAAHGATVVAAGRRRDRLADVVAQIVDAGGAATAVPIDVTDHESMLTGFSTIADQVGDPTILVNNAGIPDAQRATKMPVELIDQVIATNLRGPYIMACEFARRLMAQKRGGRIVNISSMAAFDYGGDGAALYSITKAAVNRMTEALAVEWAKFDINVNAIAPGVFASEMTDGMLKRIADPRGTFPRQRIGDADQLESTLLYLVSPASGFVTGTVIKVDDGQLRR